A single region of the Triticum dicoccoides isolate Atlit2015 ecotype Zavitan chromosome 2B, WEW_v2.0, whole genome shotgun sequence genome encodes:
- the LOC119363155 gene encoding uncharacterized protein LOC119363155 isoform X2 — protein MKHELLACCMEVRRTQSVPPFIAQFMEMVDGNNCFEVHHCELLKPSVSVALLRRLPFPFWRPLPTEEGLPFPRRGGRLSESLCGMKRNSRKEIERVVCHRAQSAFHCPRNVLLEHKRLKLLKYWTWQFLVVSLHGIICLGHILSLVCQGVGRSQASC, from the exons ATGAAACACGAGTTGCTGGCCTGCTGCATGGAGGTGAGGCGAACCCAGTCTGTTCCTCCCTTCATTGCCCAGTTCATGGAGATGGTTGATGGCAACAACTGCTTCGAAGTCCACCACTGTGAGCTGCTCAAGCCGTCTGTGTCGGTTGCCCTGCTCCGCCGTCTCCCTTTCCCCTTCTGGCGACCCCTCCCTAC GGAGGAGGGCCTGCCTTTTCCTCGGAGAGGAGGTCGACTGTCGGAG TCTTTGTGTGGAATGAAGCGAAACAGCAGGAAGGAAATAGAGCGGGTCGTGTGTCATCGTGCACAGTCTGCCTTCCATTGT CCCCGCAATGTTCTGTTGGAGCACAAGAGATTAAAGCTTCTGAAGTATTGGACCTGGCAATTTCTTGTTGTTAG TCTCCATGGCATTATATGCCTTGGTCATATTCTATCACTTGTTTGCCAAGGAGTTGGTAGGTCACAAGCCTCTTGCTAA
- the LOC119363155 gene encoding uncharacterized protein LOC119363155 isoform X1, which translates to MKHELLACCMEVRRTQSVPPFIAQFMEMVDGNNCFEVHHCELLKPSVSVALLRRLPFPFWRPLPTEEGLPFPRRGGRLSESLCGMKRNSRKEIERVVCHRAQSAFHCPRNVLLEHKRLKLLKYWTWQFLVVRHVCSILIITLQLLGLYTSRVSWTFTFILKFFSLHGIICLGHILSLVCQGVGRSQASC; encoded by the exons ATGAAACACGAGTTGCTGGCCTGCTGCATGGAGGTGAGGCGAACCCAGTCTGTTCCTCCCTTCATTGCCCAGTTCATGGAGATGGTTGATGGCAACAACTGCTTCGAAGTCCACCACTGTGAGCTGCTCAAGCCGTCTGTGTCGGTTGCCCTGCTCCGCCGTCTCCCTTTCCCCTTCTGGCGACCCCTCCCTAC GGAGGAGGGCCTGCCTTTTCCTCGGAGAGGAGGTCGACTGTCGGAG TCTTTGTGTGGAATGAAGCGAAACAGCAGGAAGGAAATAGAGCGGGTCGTGTGTCATCGTGCACAGTCTGCCTTCCATTGT CCCCGCAATGTTCTGTTGGAGCACAAGAGATTAAAGCTTCTGAAGTATTGGACCTGGCAATTTCTTGTTGTTAGGCATGTATGCTCCATTCTGATTATTACACTTCAGCTTCTTGGGCTGTACACCAGTAGGGTCAGCTGGACATTCACATTTATACTGAAATTTTTCAGTCTCCATGGCATTATATGCCTTGGTCATATTCTATCACTTGTTTGCCAAGGAGTTGGTAGGTCACAAGCCTCTTGCTAA